A single region of the Betta splendens chromosome 12, fBetSpl5.4, whole genome shotgun sequence genome encodes:
- the arhgap24 gene encoding rho GTPase-activating protein 24 isoform X3 → MDLNSNPGGDRERMTANHETYLLMASTQNDMEDWVKTIRRVIWAPFGGGIFGQKLEETVRYERRFGNKLAPMLVEQCVDFIRQWGLQEEGLFRLPGQANLVKELQDAFDCGEKPSFDGNTDVHTVASLLKLYLRELPEPVIPFSLYEEFLTCAKLLSKDDEMGKKELRRLVESLPPVNYNLLKYICRFLDEVQSYSGVNKMSVQNLATVFGPNILRPKVEDPVAIMEGTVLVQQLMAVLIGHHDVLFPHSEDSPSALELVNNNNIEVPRRQTTTSTSAATTVSQNAENNNTQLGRVCAWEAPESPAHRQLVDNGGSPRPGSPRNGVVGRFDVARSPPLTVKKNPAFNKGSGIVTNGSFSSSPSSDPSQEKGHAVTGGGSVPLRRSGTLKGSGTKMGTGGGNGAVRLGVPGTDPGPGSPNGRGLWAPNGCVTLRESKARDPHSCGDHASNQNRLSTYDNVQLNHQNLQHQNQIANTCLNSSCEDKQSVDSATWSTSSCEISLPDNSTSCRSSTTTCPEQDFYGGHYEDMDGPAQDNEPAQRGGAGEGDAGNGHREGGGDGAGRSSRGTCSSDNSDSFTVGNGPGHHSALHSLVASLKQEMHKQKTEYEARIKSLEQRNLELEAEMVSLHEDLDQERKKYTMAEIKLRNAERAKDDAERRNQMLQKEMEQFFTTFSDLTATGSAAVAADPRRLDRNNSIWIQ, encoded by the exons ATGGACCTCAACTCCAACCCAG ggggagacagagagcggaTGACAGCCAACCATGAGACCTACCTCCTCATGGCCAGCACCCAGAATGACATGGAGGATTGGGTGAAAACCATCCGCAGGGTCATATGGGCACCCTTTGGTGGAG GGATCTTTGgtcagaagctggaggagacggTGCGGTATGAGCGCCGCTTCGGGAACAAGCTCGCCCCAATGCTGGTGGAGCAGTGCGTGGACTTCATTCGACAGTGGGGGCTTCAGGAGGAGGGGCTCTTCAGGCTGCCCGGACAGGCCAACctggtgaaggagctgcaggacgcgTTCGACTGTGGGGAGAAACCCTCTTTTGACGG caacACCGATGTGCACACGGTAGCTTCTCTGCTGAAGCTGTACCTCAGAGAGCTGCCGGAGCCCGTCATCCCCTTCAGCCTGTACGAGGAGTTTCTGACCTGCGCCAAGCTCCTCAGCAAAGATGACGAAATG GGCAAGAAGGAGTTAAGAAGGCTCGTGGAAAGTCTACCTCCGGTGAACTACAACCTACTCAAGTACATCTGCAG ATTTCTAGATGAAGTTCAGTCTTATTCAGGTGTGAATAAAATGAGTGTCCAGAACCTGGCGACCGTGTTTGGGCCAAATATCTTGAGGCCAAAAGTTGAGGATCCAGTAGCTATTATGGAAG GTACTGTTCTGGTCCAACAGCTCATGGCCGTCTTGATCGGCCACCATGACGTCCTCTTCCCTCACAGCGAGGACAGTCCCTCAGCCCTGGAGCtcgtcaacaacaacaacattgaAGTCCCGCGACGGCAAACCACCACGAGCACCTCTGCAGCCACCACGGTGTCTCAGAACGCCGAGAACAACAACACGCAGCTGGGCCGGGTCTGCGCGTGGGAGGCGCCCGAGTCCCCGGCGCATCGCCAGCTCGTAGACAACGGCGGGTCCCCGCGACCCGGCAGCCCCCGCAACGGCGTCGTGGGCCGCTTCGACGTGGCCCGCAGCCCCCCGCTGACCGTGAAGAAGAACCCGGCGTTCAACAAAGGCAGCGGGATCGTCACCAAcggctccttcagctcctcgcCCTCCTCGGACCCCAGTCAGGAGAAGGGCCACGCCGTTACTGGGGGCGGGAGCGTACCGTTGCGGCGCAGCGGGACGCTCAAAGGCTCCGGCACCAAAATGGGCACCGGCGGCGGCAACGGGGCCGTGCGCCTGGGCGTCCCCGGTACCGACCCGGGCCCAGGGAGCCCGAACGGCCGCGGCCTCTGGGCGCCCAATGGCTGCGTCACGTTGCGGGAAAGCAAAGCGCGCGACCCCCATTCCTGCGGGGATCACGCGAGCAACCAGAACCGGCTGTCCACGTACGACAACGTCCAGCTGAaccaccagaacctgcagcaccagaaccaaatCGCCAACACGTGTCTGAACAGCAGCTGCGAGGACAAGCAGAGCGTGGACAGTGCCACctggtccacctcctcctgtgaAATCTCGCTTCCCGACAACTCCACTTCCTGTCgttcctccaccaccacctgccCCGAGCAGGACTTCTATGGGGGCCACTACGAAGACATGGATGGACCAGCACAGGACAATGAGCCCGCCCAGcgcgggggggcgggggagggggaCGCCGGGAACGGCCacagagagggaggcggagacggggcggggaggagcaGTCGAGGCACCTGCAGTAGTGATAATAGTGACAGCTTTACTGTTGGTAACGGACCGGGACACCACAGCGCGTTACACAGTTTAGTGGCCAGTCTGAAACAGGAGATGCACAAGCAGAAGACTGAGTATGAGGCCAGGATAAAGAG CTTGGAGCAGCggaacctggagctggaggcggaaATGGTGAGCCTCCACGAGGACCTGGACCAGGAGAGGAAGAAGTACACCATGGCGGAGATCAAGCTGCGCAACGCGGAGCGCGCCAAAGACGACGCCGAGCGGCGAAACCAGATGCTGCAGAAGGAGATGGAGCAGTTCTTCACCACGTTCAGCGACCTCACGGCCACCGGCAGCGCCGCGGTGGCCGCCGACCCCCGGCGACTGGACCGCAACAACAGCATCTGGATACAGTGA
- the arhgap24 gene encoding rho GTPase-activating protein 24 isoform X2, giving the protein MRNPRPHVNPVSQDCVTHSGSFRDRRGMEVAHQAIHRVLQYGVSDSLSSHQGGDRERMTANHETYLLMASTQNDMEDWVKTIRRVIWAPFGGGIFGQKLEETVRYERRFGNKLAPMLVEQCVDFIRQWGLQEEGLFRLPGQANLVKELQDAFDCGEKPSFDGNTDVHTVASLLKLYLRELPEPVIPFSLYEEFLTCAKLLSKDDEMGKKELRRLVESLPPVNYNLLKYICRFLDEVQSYSGVNKMSVQNLATVFGPNILRPKVEDPVAIMEGTVLVQQLMAVLIGHHDVLFPHSEDSPSALELVNNNNIEVPRRQTTTSTSAATTVSQNAENNNTQLGRVCAWEAPESPAHRQLVDNGGSPRPGSPRNGVVGRFDVARSPPLTVKKNPAFNKGSGIVTNGSFSSSPSSDPSQEKGHAVTGGGSVPLRRSGTLKGSGTKMGTGGGNGAVRLGVPGTDPGPGSPNGRGLWAPNGCVTLRESKARDPHSCGDHASNQNRLSTYDNVQLNHQNLQHQNQIANTCLNSSCEDKQSVDSATWSTSSCEISLPDNSTSCRSSTTTCPEQDFYGGHYEDMDGPAQDNEPAQRGGAGEGDAGNGHREGGGDGAGRSSRGTCSSDNSDSFTVGNGPGHHSALHSLVASLKQEMHKQKTEYEARIKSLEQRNLELEAEMVSLHEDLDQERKKYTMAEIKLRNAERAKDDAERRNQMLQKEMEQFFTTFSDLTATGSAAVAADPRRLDRNNSIWIQ; this is encoded by the exons ATGAGGAACCCCCGTCCTCATGTTAACCCAGTCAGCCAGGACTGTGTAACCCATTCAGGAAGCTTCAGGGACAGGAGAGGCATGGAGGTGGCTCACCAGGCGATTCATAGAGTACTGCAGTACGGAGTATCTGATTCACTATCATCACACcaag ggggagacagagagcggaTGACAGCCAACCATGAGACCTACCTCCTCATGGCCAGCACCCAGAATGACATGGAGGATTGGGTGAAAACCATCCGCAGGGTCATATGGGCACCCTTTGGTGGAG GGATCTTTGgtcagaagctggaggagacggTGCGGTATGAGCGCCGCTTCGGGAACAAGCTCGCCCCAATGCTGGTGGAGCAGTGCGTGGACTTCATTCGACAGTGGGGGCTTCAGGAGGAGGGGCTCTTCAGGCTGCCCGGACAGGCCAACctggtgaaggagctgcaggacgcgTTCGACTGTGGGGAGAAACCCTCTTTTGACGG caacACCGATGTGCACACGGTAGCTTCTCTGCTGAAGCTGTACCTCAGAGAGCTGCCGGAGCCCGTCATCCCCTTCAGCCTGTACGAGGAGTTTCTGACCTGCGCCAAGCTCCTCAGCAAAGATGACGAAATG GGCAAGAAGGAGTTAAGAAGGCTCGTGGAAAGTCTACCTCCGGTGAACTACAACCTACTCAAGTACATCTGCAG ATTTCTAGATGAAGTTCAGTCTTATTCAGGTGTGAATAAAATGAGTGTCCAGAACCTGGCGACCGTGTTTGGGCCAAATATCTTGAGGCCAAAAGTTGAGGATCCAGTAGCTATTATGGAAG GTACTGTTCTGGTCCAACAGCTCATGGCCGTCTTGATCGGCCACCATGACGTCCTCTTCCCTCACAGCGAGGACAGTCCCTCAGCCCTGGAGCtcgtcaacaacaacaacattgaAGTCCCGCGACGGCAAACCACCACGAGCACCTCTGCAGCCACCACGGTGTCTCAGAACGCCGAGAACAACAACACGCAGCTGGGCCGGGTCTGCGCGTGGGAGGCGCCCGAGTCCCCGGCGCATCGCCAGCTCGTAGACAACGGCGGGTCCCCGCGACCCGGCAGCCCCCGCAACGGCGTCGTGGGCCGCTTCGACGTGGCCCGCAGCCCCCCGCTGACCGTGAAGAAGAACCCGGCGTTCAACAAAGGCAGCGGGATCGTCACCAAcggctccttcagctcctcgcCCTCCTCGGACCCCAGTCAGGAGAAGGGCCACGCCGTTACTGGGGGCGGGAGCGTACCGTTGCGGCGCAGCGGGACGCTCAAAGGCTCCGGCACCAAAATGGGCACCGGCGGCGGCAACGGGGCCGTGCGCCTGGGCGTCCCCGGTACCGACCCGGGCCCAGGGAGCCCGAACGGCCGCGGCCTCTGGGCGCCCAATGGCTGCGTCACGTTGCGGGAAAGCAAAGCGCGCGACCCCCATTCCTGCGGGGATCACGCGAGCAACCAGAACCGGCTGTCCACGTACGACAACGTCCAGCTGAaccaccagaacctgcagcaccagaaccaaatCGCCAACACGTGTCTGAACAGCAGCTGCGAGGACAAGCAGAGCGTGGACAGTGCCACctggtccacctcctcctgtgaAATCTCGCTTCCCGACAACTCCACTTCCTGTCgttcctccaccaccacctgccCCGAGCAGGACTTCTATGGGGGCCACTACGAAGACATGGATGGACCAGCACAGGACAATGAGCCCGCCCAGcgcgggggggcgggggagggggaCGCCGGGAACGGCCacagagagggaggcggagacggggcggggaggagcaGTCGAGGCACCTGCAGTAGTGATAATAGTGACAGCTTTACTGTTGGTAACGGACCGGGACACCACAGCGCGTTACACAGTTTAGTGGCCAGTCTGAAACAGGAGATGCACAAGCAGAAGACTGAGTATGAGGCCAGGATAAAGAG CTTGGAGCAGCggaacctggagctggaggcggaaATGGTGAGCCTCCACGAGGACCTGGACCAGGAGAGGAAGAAGTACACCATGGCGGAGATCAAGCTGCGCAACGCGGAGCGCGCCAAAGACGACGCCGAGCGGCGAAACCAGATGCTGCAGAAGGAGATGGAGCAGTTCTTCACCACGTTCAGCGACCTCACGGCCACCGGCAGCGCCGCGGTGGCCGCCGACCCCCGGCGACTGGACCGCAACAACAGCATCTGGATACAGTGA
- the arhgap24 gene encoding rho GTPase-activating protein 24 isoform X4 → MTANHETYLLMASTQNDMEDWVKTIRRVIWAPFGGGIFGQKLEETVRYERRFGNKLAPMLVEQCVDFIRQWGLQEEGLFRLPGQANLVKELQDAFDCGEKPSFDGNTDVHTVASLLKLYLRELPEPVIPFSLYEEFLTCAKLLSKDDEMGKKELRRLVESLPPVNYNLLKYICRFLDEVQSYSGVNKMSVQNLATVFGPNILRPKVEDPVAIMEGTVLVQQLMAVLIGHHDVLFPHSEDSPSALELVNNNNIEVPRRQTTTSTSAATTVSQNAENNNTQLGRVCAWEAPESPAHRQLVDNGGSPRPGSPRNGVVGRFDVARSPPLTVKKNPAFNKGSGIVTNGSFSSSPSSDPSQEKGHAVTGGGSVPLRRSGTLKGSGTKMGTGGGNGAVRLGVPGTDPGPGSPNGRGLWAPNGCVTLRESKARDPHSCGDHASNQNRLSTYDNVQLNHQNLQHQNQIANTCLNSSCEDKQSVDSATWSTSSCEISLPDNSTSCRSSTTTCPEQDFYGGHYEDMDGPAQDNEPAQRGGAGEGDAGNGHREGGGDGAGRSSRGTCSSDNSDSFTVGNGPGHHSALHSLVASLKQEMHKQKTEYEARIKSLEQRNLELEAEMVSLHEDLDQERKKYTMAEIKLRNAERAKDDAERRNQMLQKEMEQFFTTFSDLTATGSAAVAADPRRLDRNNSIWIQ, encoded by the exons aTGACAGCCAACCATGAGACCTACCTCCTCATGGCCAGCACCCAGAATGACATGGAGGATTGGGTGAAAACCATCCGCAGGGTCATATGGGCACCCTTTGGTGGAG GGATCTTTGgtcagaagctggaggagacggTGCGGTATGAGCGCCGCTTCGGGAACAAGCTCGCCCCAATGCTGGTGGAGCAGTGCGTGGACTTCATTCGACAGTGGGGGCTTCAGGAGGAGGGGCTCTTCAGGCTGCCCGGACAGGCCAACctggtgaaggagctgcaggacgcgTTCGACTGTGGGGAGAAACCCTCTTTTGACGG caacACCGATGTGCACACGGTAGCTTCTCTGCTGAAGCTGTACCTCAGAGAGCTGCCGGAGCCCGTCATCCCCTTCAGCCTGTACGAGGAGTTTCTGACCTGCGCCAAGCTCCTCAGCAAAGATGACGAAATG GGCAAGAAGGAGTTAAGAAGGCTCGTGGAAAGTCTACCTCCGGTGAACTACAACCTACTCAAGTACATCTGCAG ATTTCTAGATGAAGTTCAGTCTTATTCAGGTGTGAATAAAATGAGTGTCCAGAACCTGGCGACCGTGTTTGGGCCAAATATCTTGAGGCCAAAAGTTGAGGATCCAGTAGCTATTATGGAAG GTACTGTTCTGGTCCAACAGCTCATGGCCGTCTTGATCGGCCACCATGACGTCCTCTTCCCTCACAGCGAGGACAGTCCCTCAGCCCTGGAGCtcgtcaacaacaacaacattgaAGTCCCGCGACGGCAAACCACCACGAGCACCTCTGCAGCCACCACGGTGTCTCAGAACGCCGAGAACAACAACACGCAGCTGGGCCGGGTCTGCGCGTGGGAGGCGCCCGAGTCCCCGGCGCATCGCCAGCTCGTAGACAACGGCGGGTCCCCGCGACCCGGCAGCCCCCGCAACGGCGTCGTGGGCCGCTTCGACGTGGCCCGCAGCCCCCCGCTGACCGTGAAGAAGAACCCGGCGTTCAACAAAGGCAGCGGGATCGTCACCAAcggctccttcagctcctcgcCCTCCTCGGACCCCAGTCAGGAGAAGGGCCACGCCGTTACTGGGGGCGGGAGCGTACCGTTGCGGCGCAGCGGGACGCTCAAAGGCTCCGGCACCAAAATGGGCACCGGCGGCGGCAACGGGGCCGTGCGCCTGGGCGTCCCCGGTACCGACCCGGGCCCAGGGAGCCCGAACGGCCGCGGCCTCTGGGCGCCCAATGGCTGCGTCACGTTGCGGGAAAGCAAAGCGCGCGACCCCCATTCCTGCGGGGATCACGCGAGCAACCAGAACCGGCTGTCCACGTACGACAACGTCCAGCTGAaccaccagaacctgcagcaccagaaccaaatCGCCAACACGTGTCTGAACAGCAGCTGCGAGGACAAGCAGAGCGTGGACAGTGCCACctggtccacctcctcctgtgaAATCTCGCTTCCCGACAACTCCACTTCCTGTCgttcctccaccaccacctgccCCGAGCAGGACTTCTATGGGGGCCACTACGAAGACATGGATGGACCAGCACAGGACAATGAGCCCGCCCAGcgcgggggggcgggggagggggaCGCCGGGAACGGCCacagagagggaggcggagacggggcggggaggagcaGTCGAGGCACCTGCAGTAGTGATAATAGTGACAGCTTTACTGTTGGTAACGGACCGGGACACCACAGCGCGTTACACAGTTTAGTGGCCAGTCTGAAACAGGAGATGCACAAGCAGAAGACTGAGTATGAGGCCAGGATAAAGAG CTTGGAGCAGCggaacctggagctggaggcggaaATGGTGAGCCTCCACGAGGACCTGGACCAGGAGAGGAAGAAGTACACCATGGCGGAGATCAAGCTGCGCAACGCGGAGCGCGCCAAAGACGACGCCGAGCGGCGAAACCAGATGCTGCAGAAGGAGATGGAGCAGTTCTTCACCACGTTCAGCGACCTCACGGCCACCGGCAGCGCCGCGGTGGCCGCCGACCCCCGGCGACTGGACCGCAACAACAGCATCTGGATACAGTGA